Within Candidatus Edwardsbacteria bacterium, the genomic segment GCCTGGGGGCCTCGGCCTATGCCCGCAACCAGGTCTGGCGGGACGACCTGCTGTTGTGGCACGACACCGTCACCAAATCCCCCGGCAAGGCCCGGCCGCACCTCAACCGGGGCAATGCCTTTATGAAGCTGGGCCGGTATGACCGGGCTTTGGGGGACTACCAGCGAGCGGTCGAGTTGGATCCCGCCTATGCCCAGGCCTGGTATAACCGGGGTTTGATCTATGCCATCGCTAAGCAATACGCTCTGGCCAGAAATGATTTCAAAAAGGCCGCTGAGCTTAAGCCGGAATATATATCGGCTGTGATCAATCTGGGCAATACCTATAACGACACCGGAGAATACCTCGCGGCAATAGAAGCCTACACCCAGGCCCTGAGGATAGATTCCAGCGATGCCAACGCTTTGTGCAACCGCGGTCTGGCCTATTATCGCCTGGGAGATCGGACAAATGCTTTAAAAGATTACAACCAATGCCTGGCAGCGGACAGTACTTTTATCAACGGCTATCTCAACCGGGGGCTCCTGTTTCTGTCGGAGGATCTGAACCCTTCGGCCCTCAGTGATCTGGACCGCTATATTTCAGTCAATAAATACAATCCCCGGGCCTATTATTACCGCAGCCAGGCGCTTCTTAAGCTGGGCGACACCGTTTCGGCCGGGGAGGACCTTAAGGTTTATAATTCATTATCAGGAAGCAAATAAGGGACGCATATGGAAGCAGTGATACAGATCAAGGACCTCACCAAGATGATCCAGCCGCACTTCTGGTCGAAGAGACAGATGATACTCCAGGGTCTGGACCTGGAGGTCCATTCCGGGGAGATCTTCGGATTTCTGGGTCCCAACGGGGCCGGCAAGACCACCACCATAAAATCGCTGATGGGGATCATCGGCCCCACCTCCGGGCAGATAAGGATCCTGGGGAGTGACCCCCGGGATACAGCGGTCAAACAGCAGGTCGGCTACCTTCCGGAGACGCCTTATTTTTACGACTACCTGACCGGGCGGGAATTCCTGACCTTCTGCGGCGATCTGTTTGAAGGCAGGAAGGCCGGCCTCAAGGAAAAGATCGGCTATCTGCTGGCCCTGGTCAGGATGGAGGAGTCGGCCGACCGCCAGCTGAGG encodes:
- a CDS encoding tetratricopeptide repeat protein, yielding LGASAYARNQVWRDDLLLWHDTVTKSPGKARPHLNRGNAFMKLGRYDRALGDYQRAVELDPAYAQAWYNRGLIYAIAKQYALARNDFKKAAELKPEYISAVINLGNTYNDTGEYLAAIEAYTQALRIDSSDANALCNRGLAYYRLGDRTNALKDYNQCLAADSTFINGYLNRGLLFLSEDLNPSALSDLDRYISVNKYNPRAYYYRSQALLKLGDTVSAGEDLKVYNSLSGSK